Sequence from the Pontibacter pudoricolor genome:
ATTTTCAACCAATCTGCTGGTATCAGCTAAAGAACTTATCCTCATAAAGGTACCAACATCCGAATTAAGCTCACCGCGGGTGCGGTAGGCATCCACCACACCTATTACCGTAAATTCATCATCCCCGCTCTTTAGCTTTTTACCTGCTACCGGCTCATTCCCGAAGAAAAACTCCTTAACATTCTGCGTTACCACAATTGGTTTCTTGTTCGAGAATTCATCTCCGGCCTGGAACCATCGTCCTTCCACCAGGTTCAGGTTCATCGTTTTCTTAAAATCGCCGGCTTGTATGGTTACAGCATTTATGCCACGCTGCAGGTTACCATGTGTCAGACCTGACATGTTTGACCAGCCAGAGTAAGCTGAATTACCGCTGGCCAGGGCCACCTGCTCAATTTCAGGCAGCGTTTGAAGCCTTCGGACAAGCTGTTCAGATACAACTCTTACCTCATCTTTTGGAGTCTGGAAGTGCTGAATATTTACATACCAGATACGCTCAGGCTCAAAACCTAAGGGTTGCTTATAGTTCTTCCAGCTGCTAACCAGCACACTTATAGTTCCGAAGAGTACTAAAAAGGAGAAGAAGATTGCCATGATCATCAGAAAATTGGCCCGTCTTCGGTTCCAGACAAGTTTAAACAGATGCTTTATCATTTTGAGCCTCCTTT
This genomic interval carries:
- a CDS encoding ABC transporter permease — its product is MIKHLFKLVWNRRRANFLMIMAIFFSFLVLFGTISVLVSSWKNYKQPLGFEPERIWYVNIQHFQTPKDEVRVVSEQLVRRLQTLPEIEQVALASGNSAYSGWSNMSGLTHGNLQRGINAVTIQAGDFKKTMNLNLVEGRWFQAGDEFSNKKPIVVTQNVKEFFFGNEPVAGKKLKSGDDEFTVIGVVDAYRTRGELNSDVGTFMRISSLADTSRLVENTLYLRMKPGITSGFEEKLLKEAGAVATGWKLDVKPMEVMRSSYLKENLTPLVVFAIICAFLILNVALGIFGVLWYNINKRYSEIGLRRALGATANQIYRQFLGEILVLATLGLVLGSFFAIQFVLLDVMGMQPEVYYYALAISIVVIYLLVIVCAFQPSRQAAAIHPAIALHEE